One region of Primulina tabacum isolate GXHZ01 chromosome 1, ASM2559414v2, whole genome shotgun sequence genomic DNA includes:
- the LOC142556855 gene encoding uncharacterized protein LOC142556855: MGPYQPDMLEYPGFDNWKRVNQGKTCDFLAHIDSAASSPHTMCERRAENLMRPSQHIDKVMHAQSKEEKEKNRLRLSTSIVAVRWLALQGCAFRGNDESLSSSNRGNFLELVKAFAKMNIEIDEVVLENAPKNAQYIASEIQKEILHIMANRVRQMVREEVGDKYFCILVDEARDISKREQMAIILRFVNNHGILTERFFAIKSVSDTTSMNLKNEISNVLVHHDLHVKKIRGQGYDAKDVSVIWEFFSHLDNIVNIVTSSAKRIAELHTAQRNEIEYMLSIGERDSGSGANQIGNLQRAGATRWSSRYDSVKSLIAIYFILMELNTRFNESSVELLSLSTALDPKNPFDSFNSDDICKLAKKFYPGDFTDQEIVALEYELIHYKLDVMQNLKVSTLVDRSA; this comes from the exons ATGGGGCCTTATCAACCAGATATGTTGGAGTATCCAG GATTTGACAATTGGAAAAGGGTAAACCAAGGAAAAACATGTGATTTTCTTGCCCATATTGATTCTGCAGCTTCTTCACCTCATACTATGTGTGAgagaagggctgaaaatttgatgAGGCCCTCACAACATATTGATAAAGTGATGCATGCACAATCTAAagaggaaaaagagaaaaatcgtCTGCGTTTGAGCACCTCAATTGTAGCTGTTCGTTGGCTAGCACTTCAAGGTTGTGCTTTTAGAGGTAACGATGAATCTCTATCTTCATCTAATCgtggaaattttcttgaattggtGAAGGCTTTTGCAAAAATGAATATAGAAATTGATGAAGTTGTGCTTGAGAATGCTCCAAAAAATGCCCAATATATCGCTTCAGAAATTCAGAAAGAGATTTTACATATTATGGCCAATAGAGTACGACAGATGGTTcgtgaagaagttggagataaATACTTCTGTATTCTTGTTGATGAAGCCCGAGATATATCTAAACGAGAGCAAATGGCCATTATATTGAGGTTTGTGAACAATCatgggattttgacagaaagATTTTTTGCCATCAAAAGTGTTAGTGACACTACCtcaatgaatttgaaaaatGAGATATCAAATGTTCTTGTTCATCATGATCTCCATGTTAAGAAAATCAGAGGCCAAGGATATGATG CTAAGGATGTTAGTGTTATTTGGGAATTCTTTTCTCATTTGGACAATATTGTTAATATTGTCACTTCTTCTGCTAAGCGCATTGCTGAATTACATACTGCACAGAGAAATGAAATTGAGTATATGTTGTCAATTGGAGAACGTGATTCTGGAAGTGGTGCAAACCAGATTGGTAATTTGCAACGAGCAGGAGCTACTCGTTGGAGTTCTCGCTATGATTCGGTAAAAAGCTTGATAG caatatatttcattttgatGGAGTTAAATACTCGGTTCAATGAGTCATCGGTGGAACTTCTTTCTCTTAGTACAGCTTTAGATCCTAAAAATCCATTTGACTCATTTAACAGTGATGATATTTGCAAGCTTGCGAAGAAGTTTTATCCTGGAGATTTCACAGATCAAGAAATTGTTGCTTTGGAGTATGAATTGATACATTATAAACTTGATGTGATGCAGAATTTAAAGGTTTCTACACTTgttgacagaagtgcctga